Sequence from the Streptomyces sp. NBC_00358 genome:
CGCCGCAGTTGCCGCCACAGCGAGGGCACCTGCGTCACCACCATGAGCGCGCCGCCGACCGCGACCCCGAGAGCCGCCGAGCGCACCCCCCAGCGGCTGCCGAGGACGAACATCGCCGCGATGATCCCGGCGTTGTACCCCACGTAGATCGCCGCGGGCGCCACGAACCGCCGGTGCGCGCGCAGGGCCGCGCTGCAGTAGCCGGCGAGTCCGAAGGTGAACACACAGGTCGCGGTCAGCCGGGTGCAGTCCACCGCGAGCCGGGGGTCGGGCAGGCCGGGCGCGAGCGCCCCGACCAGGTACGGCGCCCCCGCGATCAACAGCGCCCCGACGGCCGCGAAGGCGAGCGTCAGCCGGGGCAGGGTGGCGGCGACCAGCGCGCGTACCGGATCGCCGGCGGCCCCTCGCGCCCGCCGCGCCACCGCCATGCTGAACGCCGGGATCAGCACGAAGGCCAGCCCGTCCTCGATCAGCAGTGTCGCCGCGAACTCCGGAACCGTCCACGCGACCAGGAACGCGTCCGTGTCGGACCCGGCCCCGAACAGATGCGCGAGTGCCTGATCCCGGCCGAGCCCCAGCAGGGCCCCGGCGATCGAGAGCACCACGGTGACGAGAGCGGCCTTGGCCAGGAACCGGCTGGAGGCCGGTCCGGCCTGGTCCTGACGCTCCCCGGCGCCGGTGGGCCGTACGGAGACCGGGGCCGCCGGGCCGGCGGGATTCCCGCGGAGGGTCCCACCGGGAGCTCCGGTGGCGGAGCCGGGCGCCGATCCGGTGGGTGAACCGGTGGGTGAACCGATGGGCGATCCGGTGGGTGAATGCGAGGTACGGGCAGAGGGCAAGGGGACGGTGAACTCCGCACCGGCCCTTGTCTCCGCGCCGGTCCCTGCTCCCGTGTCCGCCCCTGTGCCGATGTTCATCGCCGCGCCCCCTGTCCCCGTCCCCGTCCCCGTCCCCGTGGCGGTATCGGCCCGGGTCCCCGTGTCCGCCTGTGCGCCCGTGCGGGCCCCGGGGCCCGCTTCCGATCCGGAGTCCGCGTCCGGGCCTTCCCCCGCCCTGGGCGGCGTCACCGTCATCGCGCCGCGGCCTCTTCCGGTACGGACAGGACCGGAGCGGGCGCGTCGACGGCGGTCCGGGCCGACGGATCCATCAGCGCCCACCAGCCGATGAGGCCGAACACGACGGCCGTCAGGACCGTGGAGGGGCCGCCGATGTCCGCGTACACGAAGTCGATCAGCTGCCAGACGATCAGCCCGCACGCGACGAGCCCGCAGTCCGTGCCGGGCGGGGTCCGGCCCGAGGTGAGGCGGGCCCCCGCCGGGTCCGGCGGGGCGCGGCGCACGCGGACGAGCCCGCGCAGCGCGCACACCAGGAGCGCGAGCCAGCTCCCCGCGAGGGCGACCAGCCCGATCAGGCCCTGCTCACTGAGGACGAGGAGGTACATGTTGTGGGGCGAGAGCAGCGGCTGCTTGCGGTACGCGGCACCCGCGCCCGAGATGTCGCTGCCCGAGGAGAGGGCGAGCGCGGCATGACCGTCCCGGTTGTCCGGGAAGCCCTTCAGCCCGACTCCGGTCAGCGGGTGCTCGCGCCACATGTCCGCGGCCGCCGCCCACATCGTGTACCGGTCGGTCACCGACTGGTCCGGCGCGTCGGTGACCTGCGAGATGCTGGCGATGCGTTCCTGGAGCATCGCGGTGCCGGCACCCAGCCCGCCCACGAGGATCATCCCGGCCGCGGCCACCCCCGCGCCCATCTTCAGCGCGCGCCGCAGCCCCGCCAGTACGAGCTGCGCGCCGCAGGCCACGGCCGTGGCGATCCAGGCGCCCCTGCTGAACGACATCGCGAGCGGCGGAAGGAGGGCCAGCGCGCACAGCACGGCGACGGCGCGCTGCCGCGCCGCGTCCGTACCCAGCGCCAGCGCCACCGAGCACACCAGACCGAACGCGACCACCGTCGCCATGCCCATCACGTCGGCCGGCCCGAAGGTGCCGACCGCCCGGACGTACTCGCCCTGGTACGAGGCGCCGGTCCCGGTCACGTACTGTTCGACCCCGACCGCCCCCTGCCACAGCGCCAGAGCGACGAACGACCAGGCCAGCAGCCGGAAGTCGCGCCGGTCGCGGACGAGCAGCAGGACCGCGGCCGGCACCAGCACGAAGATCTGCAGATAGCGGGTGAGCCCGGCGATCCCGGCCCCCGGATCCGCGGCTCCGGCCGCCGAGACCGCGATGCCGACCACCGGGAGTCCGAGGACCACGGCGGCGGTCACGGACAGCGGGCGCCGACGGGCCCGTACGAGACGGATCGCGCAACAGAGCACCACGAGACCGGACATGGCGTCCGCGATGTTCGCTCCGCCATCGTCGCTGGGCGTGATCGGCAGCCCGAGCAGCGTGATCACCGCGACGACGGGCAGCACCGGCAGCGCGCGCCGGAGGGCGGCGGTCACGGCGTCCAGTGGGGTGACGGGCAGGGCGTGGCTCATCGGCTCAGCTCCCCGTGGGGCGCACGAGCGCGGCGGCGGTGCGCAGCAGGATGCAGATGTCCTGCCACAGCGACCAGTTGTCGATGTAGGCGTTGTCGAACCGGCAGCGGTCCTCGATCGAGGTGTCGCCGCGCAGCCCGTGCACCTGGGCGAGTCCGGTGATGCCGGTCTGCATCCGGTGCCGGGCCGCGTAGCCCGGATAGGTCTGACTGAACTTGGCCACGAAATAAGGCCGTTCGGGGCGCGGTCCGACCATGCTCATGTCCCCCCACAGGACGTTCAGCAGTTGGAGCAGCTCATCGAGCGAGGTACGTCGCAGGAAATGACAGAAACGGCTCATCTCCTGCTCGTTGGCCACGCTCCAGCGGGTCGCCGCCTCGTGCGCGTCGACCGGGCGATGGGTGCGGAACTTCAGCAGCGTGAACGGCCGCCCGTCCTTGCCGATGCGCTCCTGCCGGAACACCACACCGGGCCCGTCGATCAGCCGCAGAACGGCCGCGCACACCAGCAGCAGCGGACTGACCAGCAGCAACAGCGCTCCGGAGACTGCGACATCGAGGAACCTCTTGCCGATACGGGCGTGTCGCCGGCCGAGCGGCAGGCGACGGCAGGCGAAGCCGGCCAGCGTGTACCTGCCCTCCCGGTCGTACGACGGGGAGTCGGCGTCGACCTCCCACAGTTCGCAGCCCGCGAGGGCCAACGCCCGCAGCATCGGCCCGCGTCCGCTCGGCGGCTCCACCACGAGCACGACCCGCACACTGTTCTGGATGAGCGCCCGCTGCACTTCCTCGCCGGTGGTGAGGACCGGCAGTCCCTCGACACCGGACGGCCGGCCGGACACGACACCCACCGGCCGCACCCCGCAGTTCGGGTGGCGCAGGAAGGCCGCCGCCACCCGCTGGGCCGTTCCCGCGGGACCGATCACCAGGGCGGCGCCGGGCCGCTGCGCGAGGGCCCGGCGACGCCGCCAGTACACCGTGCCGCGGCCCGCGCAGCCGAGCGCCGACTGCACGGCGCAGCCGAGCGCCAGCGACCGCGCCGACAGCGCGCCCTGCGGCGCGAACGCGGCGAGCACGGCGGCCAGCGCGCACCAGGTGACCGCGATCCGCGCGCAGACGGCGGGCAGTTCGTCGAGCAGGGTGGGCTGGGGCGCGGGCCGGTACAGCGCCGCCCGCGCGTTCAGGACGACCACGCCGAGCAGCAGCGCGACGACGAGCAGCGGGTGCCGCTGGATCTCCGTGAGCGTCCGGCCGGCCGCCAGCGCCGCGACGGCGTCCACGGCGGCCAGCGGCAGCCAAGGGGCACGCCGGGCGGCGGTCCGCTGCCCGGACGGGAACCTGAAACCGCCGTCGGTCTCGCGCGAGGGGATGACCGAGACGGGTGAGGATCCGTACTCCCGGGGCTGTCCGCCGGGGGAGGGAACGGTGCTTTCCGCAGTCACGAGTGGATGGACTCCCTGCACTCGGTGTGGTCCGCGCACATGACGTTCCCGGCGTGCCGCGCCCCTCGGCCGGCCAGCAGTTCGCGGTACACCCCCGCGACCGCGTCGGCCGTGAGGCGCACGTCGTGCGTGGTCAGTACGTGGCGGCGCCCCTGGTGGCCGAGCGATTCGCGCAGCAGCGGATCGGACAGCAGCGCGCCGATCGTCTCCGCCAGCGGTTCCGGCTCCGCCGAGGGCACCAGACAACGGGCGTCGTGCCCCGGCGGCAGACTCTCGCGGGCGCCGTCCACGTCCGTCACCACGACCGGACGACCGCAGGCCATGGCCTCCAGCGGAGCCAGCGCCATGCCCTCCCAACGGGACGGCAGCACCACCAGATCGGCGGCCTGGTACCAGGGCACGGCATCGGCGGTGGCCTCGGCGAACAGCACGTCACGCGGGGCCCCGGCGCGCAGCCGCGCGGCGTCCGGACCGTCCCCGACGAGCACGAGCCGGGCCGTGGGCACCCGCCGCAGCACCGAGGGCCATGCCTCCAGCAGGACGTCCTGCCCCTTTTGCCGGCACAGCCGTCCCACGCACACCACCAGCGGAGCCGCCGGATCGACCCCGGCGAGCAGGGGGATCCCGGCTCGTACGGTGTCCACGGACGCGGGGTGGAAGCGCTCCGGGTCGACGCCGTTGGGGATCACCCGCCAGGGGGCGCGCACTCCGGCGCGTACGCCGGTCGTACGTTCGGCCTCGCTCACGCACACGATCCGGGAGGCCCAGCGGGCCCCCCACCTCTCCCAGCGCAGCGCTAGCGCGGCGGCGGCACCGTCGACGGCCTCGAACGACCAGGCGTGCGGCTGGAACACCGTCGGTACCCGGCCGCGCAGCGCGAGCCGGGCCGCCAGCCCCGCCTTGGCGCTGTGCGCGTGCACCACGTCGGGCCGCACCCGCGCCAGCACCCGGCCGAGCCGCCGGACCTCCTGAGCGAGCTGTGGCCCCGGCGCACGCGTCGCGTGCCAGGGCCGTACGTCCGCGCCCAGCGCCCGCACCTCGCGGGCGAGACCGCTGCCGTCCGGGCAGGCGAGC
This genomic interval carries:
- a CDS encoding exopolysaccharide biosynthesis polyprenyl glycosylphosphotransferase; the encoded protein is MTAESTVPSPGGQPREYGSSPVSVIPSRETDGGFRFPSGQRTAARRAPWLPLAAVDAVAALAAGRTLTEIQRHPLLVVALLLGVVVLNARAALYRPAPQPTLLDELPAVCARIAVTWCALAAVLAAFAPQGALSARSLALGCAVQSALGCAGRGTVYWRRRRALAQRPGAALVIGPAGTAQRVAAAFLRHPNCGVRPVGVVSGRPSGVEGLPVLTTGEEVQRALIQNSVRVVLVVEPPSGRGPMLRALALAGCELWEVDADSPSYDREGRYTLAGFACRRLPLGRRHARIGKRFLDVAVSGALLLLVSPLLLVCAAVLRLIDGPGVVFRQERIGKDGRPFTLLKFRTHRPVDAHEAATRWSVANEQEMSRFCHFLRRTSLDELLQLLNVLWGDMSMVGPRPERPYFVAKFSQTYPGYAARHRMQTGITGLAQVHGLRGDTSIEDRCRFDNAYIDNWSLWQDICILLRTAAALVRPTGS
- a CDS encoding lipid II flippase MurJ is translated as MNIGTGADTGAGTGAETRAGAEFTVPLPSARTSHSPTGSPIGSPTGSPTGSAPGSATGAPGGTLRGNPAGPAAPVSVRPTGAGERQDQAGPASSRFLAKAALVTVVLSIAGALLGLGRDQALAHLFGAGSDTDAFLVAWTVPEFAATLLIEDGLAFVLIPAFSMAVARRARGAAGDPVRALVAATLPRLTLAFAAVGALLIAGAPYLVGALAPGLPDPRLAVDCTRLTATCVFTFGLAGYCSAALRAHRRFVAPAAIYVGYNAGIIAAMFVLGSRWGVRSAALGVAVGGALMVVTQVPSLWRQLRRGESTAEALAGEPARPMDLTLIGTVLLFALCRQSQVLVERFLASSLPAGAISHLNYAQKVAQMPMVLSLMLCTVTFPVVAQAIAEGDTERARDRVERDLALVSCTVLLGTAAVVACAPQIIQLLFQRGAFTAQDTAATAAVMRVYALGLLGHTLVGALVRSYFSSGRPTWYPLFAMTAGIVATCWIGVLAVGPWGVCGIAAANAAGITLSAVLLLYGMGPRSVPIRTRAVVAEIGKPLRAALAAAVAGDLCASRVDSPLLGLVVGGTVVTVVFALLAWILRVQGFAPALRSVKRRVPHARFR
- a CDS encoding O-antigen ligase family protein, coding for MSHALPVTPLDAVTAALRRALPVLPVVAVITLLGLPITPSDDGGANIADAMSGLVVLCCAIRLVRARRRPLSVTAAVVLGLPVVGIAVSAAGAADPGAGIAGLTRYLQIFVLVPAAVLLLVRDRRDFRLLAWSFVALALWQGAVGVEQYVTGTGASYQGEYVRAVGTFGPADVMGMATVVAFGLVCSVALALGTDAARQRAVAVLCALALLPPLAMSFSRGAWIATAVACGAQLVLAGLRRALKMGAGVAAAGMILVGGLGAGTAMLQERIASISQVTDAPDQSVTDRYTMWAAAADMWREHPLTGVGLKGFPDNRDGHAALALSSGSDISGAGAAYRKQPLLSPHNMYLLVLSEQGLIGLVALAGSWLALLVCALRGLVRVRRAPPDPAGARLTSGRTPPGTDCGLVACGLIVWQLIDFVYADIGGPSTVLTAVVFGLIGWWALMDPSARTAVDAPAPVLSVPEEAAAR
- a CDS encoding glycosyltransferase, with protein sequence MHLPTDPPPRVLHVTQPIDGGVARVVTDLVRAQLAAGTHVTLACPDGSGLAREVRALGADVRPWHATRAPGPQLAQEVRRLGRVLARVRPDVVHAHSAKAGLAARLALRGRVPTVFQPHAWSFEAVDGAAAALALRWERWGARWASRIVCVSEAERTTGVRAGVRAPWRVIPNGVDPERFHPASVDTVRAGIPLLAGVDPAAPLVVCVGRLCRQKGQDVLLEAWPSVLRRVPTARLVLVGDGPDAARLRAGAPRDVLFAEATADAVPWYQAADLVVLPSRWEGMALAPLEAMACGRPVVVTDVDGARESLPPGHDARCLVPSAEPEPLAETIGALLSDPLLRESLGHQGRRHVLTTHDVRLTADAVAGVYRELLAGRGARHAGNVMCADHTECRESIHS